One segment of Desulfobulbaceae bacterium DNA contains the following:
- a CDS encoding NADH-quinone oxidoreductase subunit A yields ALLFLLFDIESLFLFPCMIIFKSVVTGQNSSISPMVLFCELFAFVFILFAGLIYAWRKGVLTWE; encoded by the coding sequence TGCGTTACTCTTTTTACTCTTCGACATTGAATCACTGTTTCTCTTCCCTTGCATGATAATCTTCAAGTCTGTGGTCACTGGCCAGAATAGCAGCATCAGTCCAATGGTTCTTTTCTGTGAATTATTTGCTTTTGTTTTCATTCTTTTTGCCGGCCTTATATACGCCTGGCGCAAGGGGGTCTTAACATGGGAGTAG